A window from Pseudomonas frederiksbergensis encodes these proteins:
- a CDS encoding ABC transporter permease: protein MHKLAHILRLGLKELTSLRHDSVLLLFLFYAFTVAIYMPAAGSVIGVHNASVAIVDEDHSLVSRQLAQALQPPEFQRPVLLPYGQLDQVMDSGQYTFVINVPANFQTDLLAGRQPAVQVNVDATAMSQAFMGAGYIGRIFQRELLNYSGQSDVASKAPVLLTTRSLFNTNLEGGWFLAVIQIVNNITILAIILTGTALLREREHGTLDHLLVLPLTALEIMLAKIWSNMLVVVLCTWLSLEVIVKGALGVPLAGSITLFLLVTAVYLFASTALGIFLATLARSTPQFGLLAIPVIIPMLLLSGGSTPLDSMPQWLQWVMQGSPSTHFVSLSAAILFRDAGLSVVWPDLLALTVIGLLFFAIALMRFRKSLAS from the coding sequence ATGCACAAGCTCGCGCACATCCTGCGCCTGGGTCTCAAGGAACTCACCAGCCTGCGGCATGACAGCGTCCTGCTGCTGTTCCTCTTCTACGCCTTCACGGTGGCGATCTATATGCCGGCTGCCGGCTCGGTGATCGGCGTGCATAACGCCAGCGTGGCTATCGTGGACGAAGATCACAGCCTAGTGTCGCGACAACTGGCGCAGGCGCTGCAACCGCCGGAGTTTCAACGCCCGGTCTTGCTGCCCTATGGGCAACTCGATCAGGTCATGGACAGCGGCCAGTACACGTTTGTGATCAATGTGCCGGCGAACTTTCAGACGGATTTGTTGGCCGGTCGCCAGCCTGCCGTGCAAGTGAATGTCGACGCCACGGCCATGAGCCAGGCGTTCATGGGGGCGGGTTACATAGGGCGGATTTTCCAGCGCGAATTGTTGAATTACAGCGGCCAGAGCGATGTGGCGAGTAAAGCGCCAGTCCTGCTGACCACTCGCTCGCTGTTCAATACGAATCTGGAGGGAGGCTGGTTCCTGGCGGTGATTCAGATCGTCAATAACATCACCATCCTCGCCATCATCCTGACCGGCACGGCGCTGCTGCGTGAGCGCGAACACGGCACCCTCGACCATTTGCTGGTGCTGCCGCTGACAGCGCTGGAAATCATGCTGGCGAAAATCTGGAGCAACATGCTGGTGGTGGTGCTGTGCACCTGGCTGTCGCTGGAAGTGATCGTCAAAGGTGCGCTCGGCGTGCCGCTGGCCGGCTCGATAACCTTATTTTTACTGGTGACTGCCGTTTATCTGTTCGCCAGCACAGCCCTGGGGATATTCCTCGCGACCCTCGCCCGCTCGACACCGCAGTTCGGCTTGTTGGCGATTCCGGTAATTATCCCGATGTTGCTGCTATCTGGTGGCAGTACGCCACTCGACAGCATGCCGCAATGGCTGCAATGGGTGATGCAGGGTTCGCCATCGACGCACTTCGTCAGCCTCAGTGCCGCGATACTGTTTCGCGACGCCGGGCTGAGCGTGGTCTGGCCGGACTTGCTGGCACTCACGGTCATTGGGCTGCTGTTCTTTGCAATTGCGCTGATGCGGTTTCGCAAGAGTCTGGCGTCCTGA
- a CDS encoding flagellar basal body-associated protein FliL: MKAWIMLLLALSLPVAAMAEEAKEGAAPKVNYITLSPPFVGNYGLDGTPKLKVYKADVALRVTGDEATKLVKANEPLIRNQLVALFAQQTTEAMNNVEAKEKLRQEALKQTQQIMSDETGNPVVEDLLFNNLIIQ; encoded by the coding sequence GTGAAAGCGTGGATCATGTTGTTGCTGGCCCTGTCTCTGCCTGTGGCAGCGATGGCCGAAGAAGCCAAAGAAGGTGCAGCGCCGAAGGTCAATTACATCACCCTGAGCCCGCCGTTCGTGGGCAACTACGGGCTGGACGGGACGCCGAAACTCAAGGTCTACAAGGCCGATGTGGCGTTGCGAGTGACCGGTGATGAGGCGACCAAACTGGTGAAAGCCAACGAACCGTTGATTCGTAATCAACTGGTGGCGTTGTTTGCCCAGCAGACCACTGAAGCGATGAACAACGTCGAGGCCAAGGAAAAGCTGCGTCAGGAAGCCCTCAAGCAGACCCAGCAAATCATGAGCGACGAAACCGGCAACCCGGTGGTTGAGGATCTGTTGTTCAACAACCTGATCATCCAGTAA
- a CDS encoding NADPH:quinone oxidoreductase family protein: MKAVLCKAFGPAESLVLEDVASPVAKKNEILLDVHAAGVNFPDTLIIEGKYQFKPPFPFSPGGEAAGVVSQVGEKVSHLKVGDRVMALTGWGSFAEQVAVPGYNVLPIPPSMDFNTAAAFSMTYGTSMHALKQRGNLQPGETLLVLGASGGVGLAAVEIGKAMGARVIAAASSAEKLAVAKAAGADELINYSETSLKDEIKRLTDGQGADVIYDPVGGDLFDQAIRAIAWNGRLLVVGFASGRIPELPVNLALLKGAAVIGVFWGSFAQRQPQDNAANFQQLFGWFAEGKLKPLVSQVYPLSNAGQAINDLGQRKAVGKVVVQVR, from the coding sequence ATGAAAGCCGTGCTGTGCAAAGCCTTCGGCCCTGCCGAATCGCTGGTGCTGGAAGACGTCGCCAGTCCTGTCGCGAAGAAGAATGAAATCCTGCTGGACGTGCACGCCGCCGGGGTGAATTTCCCGGACACGCTGATCATCGAGGGCAAATACCAGTTCAAACCGCCCTTCCCGTTTTCCCCGGGTGGCGAAGCCGCTGGCGTAGTCAGCCAAGTAGGCGAAAAGGTCAGTCACCTCAAGGTCGGCGACCGGGTCATGGCGCTGACCGGTTGGGGCAGTTTCGCCGAACAGGTCGCGGTGCCGGGCTACAACGTGCTGCCCATTCCGCCATCGATGGATTTCAACACCGCCGCCGCGTTCAGCATGACTTATGGCACTTCGATGCACGCGCTCAAGCAACGGGGAAACCTGCAACCGGGTGAAACCTTGCTGGTACTCGGCGCGTCCGGGGGTGTCGGCCTGGCCGCCGTGGAAATCGGCAAAGCCATGGGCGCCCGCGTGATCGCCGCCGCCAGCAGCGCCGAAAAACTCGCAGTAGCCAAGGCCGCCGGTGCCGATGAGTTGATCAACTACAGCGAAACCAGTCTCAAGGACGAAATCAAGCGCCTGACCGATGGCCAAGGCGCCGACGTGATCTACGACCCGGTCGGCGGCGATCTGTTCGACCAGGCCATCCGCGCCATCGCGTGGAATGGCCGCCTGCTGGTTGTCGGCTTCGCCAGCGGACGCATCCCCGAACTCCCCGTGAACCTCGCGCTGCTCAAAGGCGCAGCGGTGATCGGCGTGTTCTGGGGCTCATTCGCCCAGCGCCAGCCTCAAGACAACGCGGCGAACTTCCAGCAATTGTTTGGCTGGTTCGCCGAGGGCAAGTTGAAGCCGTTGGTGTCGCAAGTGTATCCACTGAGCAATGCGGGGCAGGCGATCAATGATCTTGGCCAGCGCAAAGCGGTCGGGAAAGTGGTGGTTCAGGTTCGCTGA